Proteins co-encoded in one uncultured Draconibacterium sp. genomic window:
- a CDS encoding tyrosine-type recombinase/integrase codes for MADNEIYYNPKFPNTEDTYGFEYKTDFKVRRMTQNRKNKKGQVKIEIEIEQYQYQGKSKYNRQRYYVNTNIWVEPKHWSNKSQKLSQKEKNSESKTNKINKIFATVQSYIASKGQQEIDEAYGEGVDFSKVRAIFPSRKENKKTFYNYLEDYRDYRKTDSDTAPATVKIINTVTNRIKLFDDYRGRNTYVEDINFTWSDEFNMWMVHVKKYVPSTIERCYEIIKVCLKYYWKRKDELNLAMNEKFMDVEFKHGKKEGNKPHALSIKQREIIYNHKFTKPYLEKARKMMCIQMYTACRYSDIKQFTPDNFTANYKLKFIPQKTKRYNIEVTQPLHPNVLEIFREVNFNTSAEYGTSSQKYNTYITDVMKALMEHYPDAEFSDDYTTHNFRDTAISIWCKAGINFKSILRWSGLKKYETLNYYIDLDDEFEKQEMNKTIHKL; via the coding sequence ATGGCGGATAATGAAATATACTATAACCCCAAGTTCCCTAACACCGAAGATACTTATGGCTTCGAGTATAAAACAGATTTCAAAGTTAGGAGAATGACCCAAAATCGCAAAAATAAAAAGGGTCAGGTAAAAATTGAAATTGAAATTGAACAGTACCAGTATCAAGGTAAATCCAAATACAATAGACAAAGATATTATGTAAATACTAATATTTGGGTTGAACCAAAGCATTGGAGCAACAAATCTCAGAAACTAAGCCAGAAGGAAAAGAATTCTGAATCAAAAACCAATAAGATAAACAAAATATTTGCCACGGTTCAATCATATATTGCAAGTAAAGGGCAACAAGAAATAGACGAAGCATATGGTGAAGGTGTTGATTTTAGCAAAGTAAGAGCAATATTTCCAAGCAGGAAAGAAAACAAAAAAACCTTTTATAACTATCTGGAAGATTATCGTGATTATCGAAAAACTGATTCAGATACCGCACCTGCAACGGTGAAAATAATTAATACTGTGACTAATCGGATTAAATTATTTGATGATTACAGGGGTAGGAATACATATGTTGAGGATATAAATTTTACGTGGTCTGATGAGTTCAATATGTGGATGGTACATGTAAAGAAGTACGTACCATCAACAATAGAACGATGCTATGAGATAATCAAAGTTTGTTTAAAATATTACTGGAAACGTAAAGATGAATTGAATTTAGCAATGAATGAAAAATTCATGGATGTCGAATTCAAACACGGGAAAAAAGAGGGGAACAAACCACATGCACTATCAATTAAACAGAGAGAAATCATATATAATCATAAATTCACTAAACCGTATCTGGAAAAGGCAAGAAAAATGATGTGCATACAGATGTACACAGCATGTAGGTATTCGGACATTAAACAATTCACCCCAGATAATTTCACTGCCAACTATAAACTAAAATTTATACCACAAAAGACCAAAAGGTATAATATCGAAGTTACCCAGCCTCTACACCCAAATGTTTTAGAAATATTTAGAGAGGTTAATTTTAATACCAGTGCAGAATACGGAACAAGTTCCCAGAAATACAATACGTATATAACCGATGTGATGAAAGCTCTGATGGAACATTATCCTGATGCCGAGTTTTCGGATGACTATACTACACACAATTTCCGTGATACTGCAATTAGTATATGGTGTAAGGCTGGCATCAATTTCAAGTCAATTCTCAGATGGTCAGGATTGAAAAAATATGAAACTCTGAACTACTATATTGACCTTGATGATGAGTTTGAAAAGCAGGAAATGAATAAAACCATTCATAAATTATAG
- a CDS encoding cation transporter, whose amino-acid sequence MFKSEYHIAKMDCPSEENMIRMKLDGIQAIKQLEFDIENRNLTVFHSEEDAEILSRLESLNFGAKLSATREIDENEFATESSDVQSKLLWSVLLINFGFFIIEMTTGLISKSMGLVADSLDMLADSFVYGLSLWAVGSTVMRKKKVARLSGYFQLTLALLGIIEVVRRFIQFEAMPDYRIMIGISVLALIANAICLLLLQKSKSKEAHMKASMIFTSNDVIINSGVILAGVLVLLTQSKYPDLIIGSIVFLIVVRGAIRILKLGK is encoded by the coding sequence ATGTTTAAATCAGAATACCATATCGCAAAAATGGATTGTCCTTCCGAAGAGAATATGATTCGGATGAAACTAGACGGAATCCAAGCCATAAAACAACTGGAGTTTGATATTGAAAACCGCAACCTTACCGTTTTTCACTCCGAAGAAGATGCGGAAATTCTGTCGCGCTTGGAATCACTGAATTTTGGTGCAAAACTTTCGGCTACCCGCGAGATAGATGAAAACGAGTTTGCAACGGAAAGTTCCGACGTACAATCGAAACTACTTTGGTCGGTACTTTTAATCAATTTTGGCTTTTTCATTATTGAAATGACCACAGGTTTGATTTCCAAATCTATGGGATTAGTAGCCGACTCTCTCGATATGCTTGCCGATTCATTTGTTTACGGGCTGAGTCTTTGGGCCGTTGGTTCAACAGTTATGCGAAAAAAGAAAGTAGCACGACTAAGCGGTTACTTTCAGCTTACACTTGCTTTACTGGGAATTATTGAAGTGGTGAGGCGCTTTATACAATTTGAAGCCATGCCGGATTACCGCATAATGATTGGCATTTCGGTTTTGGCGCTTATTGCAAACGCCATTTGTTTGCTGCTGCTTCAAAAATCGAAAAGCAAGGAAGCACACATGAAAGCCAGTATGATATTTACCTCGAACGATGTAATTATTAACAGCGGAGTGATTTTGGCCGGTGTACTGGTACTGCTAACACAATCGAAATATCCCGATTTAATCATTGGCTCCATCGTATTTCTAATTGTTGTAAGAGGGGCCATACGAATACTAAAACTCGGAAAGTAA
- the efp gene encoding elongation factor P, giving the protein MASTADFKNGMCFLFKGEIYTIVSFLHVKPGKGPAFVRTKLKNVKTGRVIENTFNSGVKVDDVRVERRSYQFLYRDDMGLNVMNTETYEQISIPDSMVENNDLMKEGQVIEIQFHAEEELPLTAEMPDKVELTITSTIEGEKGNTASSTALKPATVETGAELMVPMFINEGDVIRVNTADRSYSERVKQ; this is encoded by the coding sequence ATGGCTTCTACAGCAGATTTTAAAAATGGAATGTGTTTTTTGTTCAAAGGTGAAATTTACACCATTGTATCATTCCTTCACGTAAAACCGGGTAAAGGTCCCGCTTTCGTGCGTACAAAACTTAAAAATGTAAAAACCGGAAGGGTAATTGAAAATACATTTAACTCAGGTGTTAAGGTTGATGATGTTCGTGTTGAGCGTCGTTCTTACCAGTTCCTTTATCGCGATGATATGGGATTAAATGTAATGAATACTGAAACATACGAGCAGATTTCTATTCCTGATTCGATGGTTGAAAACAACGACCTGATGAAAGAAGGACAGGTAATTGAAATTCAGTTTCATGCCGAAGAGGAATTACCTTTAACAGCAGAAATGCCCGATAAAGTTGAGTTAACAATTACTTCAACCATTGAAGGTGAAAAAGGTAACACGGCAAGTTCAACGGCATTAAAACCTGCTACAGTTGAAACAGGTGCCGAACTTATGGTGCCAATGTTTATTAACGAAGGCGATGTAATTCGCGTAAACACTGCCGACCGCTCATACAGCGAACGTGTAAAACAGTAA
- a CDS encoding helix-turn-helix transcriptional regulator — protein MKPKTIDTLHQKQLTNLGNLIREFRFSFGLTQKELGTRTNIHTRTIQRLESGKNITLLSIFKIADALEIGVNEIFEL, from the coding sequence ATGAAACCAAAAACAATTGATACCCTTCACCAAAAACAACTTACTAATTTAGGAAATCTTATCCGTGAATTTCGTTTCTCATTTGGTCTTACACAAAAAGAACTTGGAACAAGAACTAACATTCATACACGAACAATCCAAAGATTGGAATCAGGAAAAAACATAACCCTGTTATCCATTTTCAAAATTGCCGATGCTTTGGAAATTGGTGTTAACGAAATATTTGAACTCTAA
- the tsaB gene encoding tRNA (adenosine(37)-N6)-threonylcarbamoyltransferase complex dimerization subunit type 1 TsaB has protein sequence MAIILNIETSTEVCSVSLAEDGKTLYQKESIEGLNHSKLLTVFIEDLLSENNFDIHKIDAVAVSKGPGSYTGLRIGVSVAKGLCYGLDKPLIGIGSIEAMGYYVAENTGEFYEAADGEELLFCPMIDARRMEVYTALFEKGGKAVSDVTAEIIDENSFAEHLQTKNILFFGNGADKCREKITHANALFNGPDKTTARFMQNLAEIKYNKKEFEDVAYFEPFYLKDFVATIPKNKILK, from the coding sequence ATGGCAATTATTTTAAATATCGAAACATCAACCGAAGTTTGTTCGGTTTCATTGGCAGAAGACGGTAAAACGCTTTACCAAAAGGAGAGTATCGAGGGATTAAATCACTCGAAGTTACTTACTGTTTTTATTGAAGATCTTTTAAGCGAAAATAATTTCGACATTCATAAAATTGATGCGGTAGCAGTGAGTAAAGGCCCGGGATCGTACACCGGTTTGCGCATTGGCGTGTCGGTGGCAAAAGGCTTGTGTTATGGGCTGGATAAACCCCTTATTGGAATTGGTTCGATTGAGGCAATGGGGTATTACGTTGCCGAAAACACTGGTGAATTCTACGAAGCTGCTGATGGAGAAGAGCTGTTGTTTTGCCCGATGATTGATGCCCGACGTATGGAAGTTTATACCGCTCTTTTCGAAAAAGGAGGGAAGGCCGTAAGCGATGTTACCGCTGAAATTATTGATGAAAACTCATTTGCAGAGCATCTTCAAACAAAAAATATATTGTTTTTTGGAAATGGAGCCGATAAATGCCGCGAAAAAATAACGCACGCAAATGCCTTGTTTAACGGGCCCGATAAAACAACGGCACGATTTATGCAAAATCTGGCAGAAATTAAGTATAACAAAAAGGAATTTGAAGACGTTGCTTATTTCGAGCCTTTTTATTTAAAGGATTTTGTAGCAACCATTCCAAAAAACAAAATATTAAAATGA
- a CDS encoding DUF6427 family protein translates to MILKKLKSNSSVSLFLVPLVTIVLWIKSLQHPFAYNYFPGEDQNILFNFIYRLVDDKPLVQVIIGIVMAVLLAYVTQLVNDRYMFIRIKSKLPALLFVVIVGGFVPMHTLHPVYFGALFMLFALYRLFGIFETKKAYASTFDVGFLLGVGALFYLDVMVLLPAFIVGIAILGREVGWREFSTLFLGFLLPFAFSAAYAVLADSWLEVLNMMKESIVTPVNHFRSNIPLQVYLGALILFTIAGSIGMFGQYDTKKISSRKYFTVFFWIFIFSLAGFALNPVTSQEMLVITAIPVTFLIANYFVFMKSRFWSELLFILLLLIVVSMQFSFYLF, encoded by the coding sequence ATGATACTAAAAAAGTTAAAGTCGAACAGTTCTGTAAGTTTGTTCCTGGTGCCTTTGGTAACAATTGTACTATGGATAAAGAGTTTGCAGCACCCGTTTGCTTATAACTATTTTCCGGGCGAAGATCAAAACATACTTTTTAATTTTATTTACCGGCTGGTTGACGATAAACCGCTGGTGCAGGTTATTATCGGAATCGTTATGGCCGTATTACTGGCCTATGTCACGCAGTTGGTAAACGACCGGTACATGTTCATTCGTATAAAAAGTAAGCTGCCTGCTTTGTTGTTTGTGGTTATTGTAGGAGGTTTTGTACCGATGCATACTTTGCATCCGGTGTATTTTGGTGCTTTATTTATGCTGTTTGCCCTTTACCGGCTGTTTGGAATTTTTGAAACGAAAAAAGCTTATGCTTCCACTTTCGATGTTGGTTTTTTACTGGGAGTAGGGGCACTTTTTTACTTAGATGTTATGGTGTTGCTACCTGCATTTATCGTTGGAATAGCTATTCTGGGGCGTGAAGTTGGGTGGCGCGAATTTAGCACCTTGTTCCTGGGATTTTTACTACCATTTGCTTTTTCTGCGGCCTATGCTGTACTAGCCGATAGCTGGTTGGAGGTGCTGAATATGATGAAAGAAAGTATTGTTACGCCTGTTAATCATTTCCGCTCAAATATTCCCTTGCAGGTGTACCTGGGAGCTTTAATCTTATTCACTATTGCCGGAAGTATTGGAATGTTTGGCCAATACGATACAAAAAAGATCAGTTCGCGAAAATACTTTACCGTATTTTTCTGGATTTTTATCTTTTCGCTGGCAGGATTTGCTTTAAACCCGGTAACCTCGCAGGAAATGCTGGTTATTACTGCAATACCCGTTACGTTCCTCATTGCTAACTATTTTGTGTTTATGAAAAGCCGCTTCTGGAGCGAGTTGCTTTTTATACTTTTGTTGCTTATTGTTGTTTCCATGCAGTTCTCTTTCTATTTATTCTAA
- a CDS encoding carbamoyltransferase C-terminal domain-containing protein, translated as MNKNKSTIAIYGIQDRFDYEHPFYVHDHNLALMQNGKMEWFLQQERISRRKRDNSLHIHLKSILKEKKLLGKDYDLVFVDNVVGRTFLLQNGEARFEAPLNQKLATGLEKGKCWWFGEEKDAWVLNHELAHMFSCLPFYGNLQNNSLLVHFDGGASLSNFSAAVYKNGQFEWLEYHWDLKPYSTLFNANALVFAIIGAKLPEQNAVPGKFMGFSGLGNYRSELGDWLKNNNFFQDIWGKTSVFFEATKNDWGVDLKSFNQKDPFVQDVAATLQGLFSQEIVKKLKYLQEKTGADNLYYTGGSALNIVANTRIVNSGIFRQVFIPPCTEDSGLALGAAAFAEWKKHGKVEVSSAYLNNWRIESYKADFSEETINEVAEKLAAKKLIGICNNFGEAGPRALGNRSILAFAGSKELSKKLSIEKKGREWYRPLAPVALEENVKYFTGQSAIHPLSKFMLLDFAILPEKQQEITGAIHADGTARFQSISKESDNPFLFALLKRLDEKYSIKALINTSFNAGGEPIVHTEEDALQSAKKMQLDGVVLNGKFLQL; from the coding sequence ATGAACAAGAACAAGTCAACTATAGCGATATATGGTATCCAGGATCGGTTTGATTATGAACACCCATTTTATGTGCACGACCATAATCTGGCTTTGATGCAAAACGGGAAAATGGAGTGGTTCTTACAGCAAGAAAGGATTTCGCGCCGCAAACGAGATAATTCGCTTCATATTCACCTGAAATCGATTTTAAAAGAAAAGAAACTACTGGGCAAAGATTACGATCTGGTTTTTGTCGATAATGTGGTGGGGCGCACCTTTTTGCTGCAAAATGGCGAGGCGCGTTTTGAAGCGCCGTTAAACCAGAAATTGGCCACCGGTTTGGAAAAAGGCAAATGCTGGTGGTTTGGCGAAGAGAAAGATGCCTGGGTGTTGAATCACGAGTTGGCACATATGTTCTCGTGCCTGCCATTTTACGGAAACCTGCAGAACAACAGCCTGTTGGTTCATTTTGATGGTGGTGCGAGTTTAAGTAATTTCTCGGCTGCAGTTTATAAAAACGGTCAGTTTGAGTGGCTCGAATATCACTGGGATTTAAAACCCTATTCAACACTGTTTAATGCCAATGCACTGGTGTTTGCTATAATCGGGGCAAAGCTACCCGAACAAAATGCCGTTCCCGGAAAATTTATGGGATTTTCGGGACTCGGAAATTACCGCTCCGAGTTGGGCGATTGGTTGAAGAACAACAATTTCTTCCAGGATATTTGGGGAAAAACATCAGTGTTTTTCGAAGCTACTAAAAACGACTGGGGAGTCGATCTGAAATCGTTTAACCAAAAAGATCCCTTTGTTCAGGATGTTGCGGCGACACTGCAGGGACTTTTCTCGCAGGAGATAGTAAAGAAGCTGAAGTATCTGCAGGAAAAAACAGGTGCTGATAATTTATACTACACCGGTGGATCGGCTTTAAATATTGTGGCTAACACACGTATTGTAAATAGCGGAATATTCAGGCAGGTTTTCATCCCACCGTGCACCGAAGATTCTGGTCTGGCTTTGGGAGCCGCAGCTTTTGCCGAGTGGAAAAAGCATGGAAAAGTTGAGGTGAGCTCAGCTTATTTAAACAATTGGAGAATTGAAAGTTATAAAGCTGATTTCTCGGAGGAAACCATAAACGAAGTGGCCGAAAAACTCGCAGCCAAAAAGCTGATTGGGATTTGCAATAATTTTGGAGAAGCCGGGCCGCGCGCTTTGGGAAACCGCAGTATTTTAGCATTTGCCGGATCAAAAGAGCTGTCGAAAAAACTGAGCATAGAGAAGAAAGGTCGCGAATGGTACCGGCCGCTGGCACCAGTGGCTTTAGAAGAAAATGTAAAGTACTTTACCGGGCAGTCAGCAATTCATCCTTTATCGAAATTTATGTTGCTCGATTTTGCTATTCTTCCCGAAAAACAACAGGAAATAACCGGAGCTATTCATGCTGACGGAACCGCGCGTTTTCAAAGCATTTCAAAAGAATCGGATAACCCGTTTTTATTTGCCTTGCTGAAACGTCTGGATGAAAAGTATAGTATAAAAGCGCTGATAAATACCTCGTTTAATGCAGGTGGCGAACCCATCGTTCATACGGAAGAGGATGCGTTGCAGTCGGCAAAAAAAATGCAACTCGACGGCGTGGTTTTAAATGGAAAGTTTCTTCAGCTTTAA
- a CDS encoding DUF3108 domain-containing protein gives MSKLFSILIVFFLATQTSSAEDISIKFNLKFGFVKGGEAEMTISDTVFNGRPAIHYHVMGRTTGLANKLYGVYDIYETYVDAETRLPVKTIRNVKEGNYRRYTETLFYHDVDSINSSRSGWRAVPDDLLDLVSVFFYFVHKNPFENLQSGDAVVYPTINADKISDISIQYLRDEKVKTDVGKVDCHVLTPSVRKGKVLEKSDGVRFYLAKDEKVPVYIEFDMRVGSLKAVIKHYKVNGVEQSLK, from the coding sequence ATGAGCAAGTTATTCTCCATACTAATCGTTTTTTTCCTTGCAACGCAAACATCAAGTGCCGAGGATATTTCAATAAAGTTTAACCTGAAATTTGGTTTCGTTAAAGGTGGCGAAGCTGAAATGACCATCAGCGATACGGTTTTTAATGGTCGGCCTGCCATTCATTACCATGTAATGGGAAGAACAACGGGGCTGGCCAATAAACTATATGGCGTTTACGATATTTACGAAACCTATGTTGATGCCGAAACGCGCCTTCCGGTAAAAACAATCCGAAATGTAAAAGAAGGAAACTATCGTCGTTACACAGAAACACTTTTTTACCACGATGTTGATTCGATAAATAGTAGCCGTAGTGGTTGGCGTGCTGTGCCCGATGATCTGCTCGATCTGGTTTCAGTGTTCTTTTATTTCGTACACAAAAATCCATTCGAGAATCTTCAGTCCGGCGATGCAGTTGTTTATCCTACTATTAATGCCGATAAAATATCGGACATATCGATACAGTATTTGCGCGACGAGAAAGTTAAAACCGATGTTGGAAAGGTAGATTGCCACGTGTTAACACCCTCGGTACGGAAAGGGAAAGTGCTTGAAAAATCGGACGGAGTACGGTTTTACCTGGCAAAAGATGAGAAAGTGCCGGTTTACATAGAATTCGACATGCGGGTGGGGTCGCTTAAAGCCGTTATAAAACATTATAAGGTTAATGGCGTAGAACAAAGTTTAAAGTAG
- the purD gene encoding phosphoribosylamine--glycine ligase has product MNILIVGSGGREHALGWKIKQSEKVDNLFFAPGNAGTSELGTNLDAGVSDFQKIKTLVLENNIDLMLVGPEVPLVEGLHDFFAADPELASVKVVGPKKAGAELEGSKDFSKAFMARHNIPTAKYFTVTADNVENGIDFLKTMKSPYVLKADGLAAGKGVLIIDSLEEAQSSLKEMLDGQFGEASSKVVIEEFLSGVEVSVFVLTDGKDYKILPEAKDYKRIGEGDTGLNTGGMGAITPVPFADEVFMEKVEKQIIAPTVSGLAKDGIDYCGFIFFGLINVNNEPYVIEYNVRMGDPETEAVMLRVKSDFVELLDGAATGTLGEKEIEFDDRAAVTVMLVSGGYPGDYKKGKVITGTEKVSDSLVFHAGTKQAGDDVVTAGGRVISVSSYGTDMNDALATSFKNAAHIEFEGKYYRKDLGFDL; this is encoded by the coding sequence ATGAATATTTTGATTGTAGGCTCGGGAGGAAGAGAGCACGCTTTGGGATGGAAAATTAAACAAAGCGAAAAAGTAGATAATTTATTTTTTGCACCGGGAAATGCCGGCACATCCGAATTGGGAACCAATCTGGATGCTGGTGTTTCTGATTTTCAGAAAATAAAAACACTGGTGCTCGAAAACAACATCGACCTGATGTTAGTTGGTCCCGAAGTGCCTTTGGTTGAAGGATTACACGATTTCTTTGCTGCCGATCCTGAATTGGCATCGGTTAAGGTTGTTGGCCCGAAAAAAGCCGGTGCCGAACTGGAAGGAAGTAAGGATTTTTCGAAAGCTTTTATGGCGCGACACAATATTCCTACAGCAAAATATTTTACGGTAACTGCCGATAATGTGGAAAACGGAATTGATTTCCTGAAAACCATGAAATCGCCGTATGTACTGAAAGCTGATGGCTTGGCAGCGGGAAAAGGTGTGTTGATTATCGATTCGCTGGAAGAAGCCCAAAGCTCGCTGAAAGAAATGCTCGACGGGCAGTTTGGTGAGGCGAGCAGCAAAGTGGTTATCGAAGAGTTTTTGAGTGGAGTGGAAGTTTCGGTATTTGTTCTTACCGATGGAAAGGACTATAAAATTCTGCCCGAAGCAAAAGATTATAAACGAATTGGCGAAGGCGACACCGGATTGAATACTGGCGGAATGGGAGCGATTACTCCAGTACCGTTTGCTGATGAAGTTTTTATGGAAAAAGTGGAGAAACAGATCATTGCCCCAACGGTTTCAGGTTTAGCAAAAGATGGAATCGACTACTGTGGTTTTATCTTTTTCGGACTGATAAATGTAAACAACGAACCGTATGTAATTGAATACAATGTGCGCATGGGCGACCCTGAAACGGAAGCGGTTATGTTGCGGGTAAAATCTGATTTTGTGGAACTTCTTGATGGAGCTGCCACCGGGACACTTGGCGAAAAAGAAATTGAATTCGACGATCGTGCTGCCGTTACTGTAATGCTGGTTTCAGGTGGATATCCGGGAGATTACAAAAAAGGAAAAGTAATTACCGGAACTGAAAAAGTAAGCGATAGTCTGGTTTTTCATGCCGGAACAAAACAAGCAGGCGACGATGTGGTTACAGCCGGAGGCCGCGTGATTTCGGTAAGTTCGTACGGAACAGATATGAACGATGCGCTGGCTACGTCATTTAAAAACGCCGCACATATCGAATTCGAAGGAAAATATTACCGGAAAGATCTGGGATTCGATCTGTAA
- a CDS encoding helix-turn-helix transcriptional regulator — translation MKKEDFLKKIGENIVRLREKKGLRQIDLAIELNIDDSSLRRIESGRTNPTIITLKKIADILKVNLSEIVDV, via the coding sequence ATGAAAAAAGAGGACTTTCTAAAAAAAATAGGTGAAAATATTGTACGATTGAGAGAGAAGAAAGGACTTAGACAAATAGACCTTGCTATTGAACTTAATATTGATGATTCCTCACTACGTAGAATTGAAAGTGGAAGAACCAACCCAACCATTATTACATTAAAGAAGATTGCAGATATCTTAAAGGTAAATTTATCAGAGATAGTTGATGTTTAA
- the metK gene encoding methionine adenosyltransferase yields MNYLFTSESVSEGHPDKVADQISDALLDQILAFDSNSKVAIETLVTTGQVVVAGEVKSQAYVDVQEVTRNVINQIGYTKAAYRFDGDSCGVLTAIHEQSDDINRGVDREEKTEQGAGDQGMMFGYACKDTENYMPLTLDLSHKILQELAVIRREGKVMTYLRPDSKSQVTVEYNDSNEPAKVHTIVVSTQHDEFDADEPMLAKIKEDVINILIPRVKAQLSEDVQALFGNDIIYHVNPTGKFVIGGPHGDTGLTGRKIIVDTYGGRGAHGGGAFSGKDPSKVDRSAAYASRHIAKNLVAAGVADEILVQLAYAIGVAQPVGVFVNTYGRTNVSVSDGEIAEKVKAIFDLRPAAIEERLKLRNPIYLESAAYGHMGREPKTITKTFESPYSGIVTKEVELFTWEKLDFVDTIKETFGL; encoded by the coding sequence ATGAATTATTTATTTACAAGCGAATCAGTATCGGAAGGCCACCCGGATAAGGTAGCCGACCAGATTTCAGATGCATTACTCGACCAGATTCTGGCTTTTGATTCCAACTCGAAAGTAGCCATTGAAACACTTGTTACAACCGGACAGGTAGTTGTTGCCGGCGAGGTAAAATCGCAGGCTTATGTTGACGTGCAAGAAGTTACACGAAACGTAATTAACCAGATTGGCTACACCAAAGCGGCCTACCGTTTTGATGGCGATTCGTGTGGTGTTTTAACCGCCATCCATGAACAGAGTGATGACATTAACCGCGGTGTTGACCGTGAAGAAAAAACCGAACAAGGTGCAGGCGACCAAGGGATGATGTTTGGATATGCCTGCAAAGACACCGAGAACTATATGCCATTAACGCTCGATCTGTCGCACAAGATTTTGCAGGAGCTTGCAGTTATCCGTCGCGAAGGCAAGGTGATGACATATTTGCGACCGGACTCCAAATCACAGGTAACTGTTGAGTATAACGACTCGAATGAGCCGGCGAAAGTGCATACCATTGTGGTATCGACACAACACGACGAGTTTGATGCCGACGAGCCCATGCTGGCAAAAATTAAGGAGGATGTGATTAACATTCTTATTCCACGCGTAAAAGCGCAATTGTCGGAAGATGTGCAGGCTTTGTTTGGCAACGACATTATTTACCATGTAAACCCGACCGGTAAATTTGTTATTGGTGGGCCACACGGCGATACCGGGTTAACCGGACGAAAAATTATTGTTGACACATACGGCGGCCGTGGTGCTCATGGCGGTGGTGCTTTCTCGGGAAAAGATCCATCGAAAGTTGACCGCTCGGCGGCTTATGCATCGCGCCACATTGCAAAAAACCTGGTGGCAGCAGGTGTTGCCGACGAAATTTTGGTGCAACTGGCTTATGCCATTGGTGTTGCCCAGCCGGTGGGTGTTTTTGTAAACACCTACGGTCGTACGAACGTGAGTGTAAGCGACGGAGAAATTGCGGAGAAAGTAAAAGCTATTTTCGATCTTCGCCCGGCTGCCATTGAAGAACGCCTGAAACTGCGTAACCCAATTTATCTTGAGTCGGCTGCTTATGGCCACATGGGCCGCGAGCCCAAAACCATTACAAAAACTTTCGAGTCGCCATACAGCGGAATAGTTACCAAAGAAGTGGAACTATTTACCTGGGAAAAACTCGACTTTGTTGACACGATTAAAGAGACTTTCGGACTATAG
- a CDS encoding recombinase family protein, protein MVKKALYIRVSSDSQNTSRQEIKNFNGKVFKDTCSGVILFKERPNGSKLVKSIESGEINFVQVKSIDRLGRDAYDIQQTIKYLEDHSCQLLISEYGLTLFNSGKINPMFKLITDLLANIAQMERDNIRERQRQGVELAKAKGVYVGRKKGTAENSEKFLKKYTPIVNIIKNSNGKLTANAISKMVKDDTGKPIATPPTVRKVMELIS, encoded by the coding sequence ATGGTAAAGAAAGCATTGTACATCCGTGTGAGTTCAGATTCACAAAATACATCACGACAAGAAATAAAGAATTTTAATGGTAAAGTTTTTAAAGATACTTGTAGTGGTGTGATACTATTTAAGGAAAGACCCAATGGAAGTAAATTAGTTAAATCCATTGAATCAGGTGAAATAAATTTTGTTCAGGTAAAATCAATTGACCGACTTGGTAGAGATGCTTATGACATCCAACAGACCATCAAATATCTTGAAGACCACAGTTGCCAGCTATTAATAAGCGAATACGGTTTAACACTTTTTAATAGTGGCAAAATAAACCCGATGTTCAAGCTAATCACAGACCTTTTAGCCAATATCGCACAAATGGAAAGGGATAACATTCGAGAACGTCAACGTCAAGGGGTTGAACTTGCTAAAGCCAAAGGGGTGTATGTGGGGAGAAAAAAAGGTACTGCTGAAAATTCAGAAAAGTTCCTAAAGAAGTACACCCCGATTGTGAATATTATTAAAAATTCAAATGGTAAACTTACTGCTAACGCAATTTCAAAAATGGTTAAAGATGATACTGGGAAGCCAATAGCAACACCACCGACTGTGAGAAAGGTGATGGAGTTGATTAGCTGA